From the Syngnathoides biaculeatus isolate LvHL_M chromosome 10, ASM1980259v1, whole genome shotgun sequence genome, one window contains:
- the LOC133507614 gene encoding histone deacetylase 7-like isoform X2 has protein sequence MDLTVSRRLVHPGRDSAMLGPHRPLFLGPFTSQHCSQFSYQHLQYNTEQRQREMEAEKQEELQQLIRKSKNEQSAVASPLVRQKLREHIIMKSQPSHDRVTPKHGSPSPGYGHPLPETSPKSQPSPSDIQCKELRRTVSEPTLKWKLKKLISTRPNPLQRKSSAPPAVKHRTETLDSSPSSTRASDCSSPNDNLHSDNGALTLAHEAQRLLLKDGRLANFTLPASPTARPNITAGLPAQVDMRVAKTLAVSALPQVYLPLGGSFPAQGHGLQPVLILEPHTGLVHSQLISYQGLSPPLLQQRPQLTSPTRREARGTFSSHKPLERTRSEPPPYSHSPLPLHASLHQLPQQSHKSGPERFKLNPLLTKIPSEDMDLEDFGSESGSVCGSEPGSVCEDSYRRRESSASTDSVYGTESTTSSRESLIETSHSRQLVHRAGFHMDSPNAAILMWPHQPLVRTQSSPASTSLPPLQNASSTIPVSLSSPTTDVKLRFTTGVVYDAQMQKHQCTCGDNSCHPEHPGRIQSIWSRLHERGLRSHCEHIRSRKATLEELQSVHSEKHVLRYGTNPLHHLKVDNPKLARILTQRIFVMLPCGGVGVDNDTVWNELHTAAASRIAAGCVIDLALKVAQGELKNGFAVVRPPGHHATHSSPQGFCFFNSVAIAAKQLQQKLNVGKILIVDWDVHHGNGTQEAFYNDPSVLYISLHRYDNGNFFPGGGHPTEVGVGPGEGFNVNIGWTGGLNPPMGDAEYLAAFRAVVMPIAHEFSPDVVLVSAGFDAVEGHSPPLGGYKVTAKCFGFLTRQLMSLAGGRVVLALEGGQDLKAICDASEACISALLGMEVEPLSQSVLDQKPCDNAMQSLLSVIQVQGDYWQSVKDSAATVELSYLQAQRRWLRRDSDSEAIEAIAALSMGAAISDRKNVEKGQEKNHST, from the exons ATGGACCTGACCGTCTCCCGGAGGCTGGTCCATCCAGGCAGAGATTCGGCTATGCTGGGCCCCCACCGTCCCTTATTCCTGGGACCGTTTACCTCTCAGCACTGTTCTCAGTTTTCATACCAACACTTGCAG tataACACTGAACAAAGGCAAAGAGAGATGGAGGCTGAGAAGCAAGAAGAGCTACAACAGCTAATACGAAAgagtaaaaatgaacaaa GTGCTGTCGCGAGTCCACTGGTGAGGCAAAAACTCAGAGAGCACATCATCATGAAGAGCCAGCCCAGCCACGACAGGGTCACCCCCAAACACGGCAGTCCTTCACCAGGATACGG GCACCCACTCCCAGAGACGTCCCCAAAGTCTCAGCCGTCACCCAGCGACATCCAATGTAAAGAACTGCGGCGAACAG TGTCTGAGCCAACATTGAAGTGGAAGTTAAAGAAGCTCATCAGCACAAGACCAAATCCCTTGCAGAGGAAGAGCAGCGCCCCTCCTGCCGTCAAGCACAGGACAGAAACTCTAG ACTCTTCGCCAAGCAGCACCCGAGCATCCGATTGTAGCTCTCCCAACGACAACCTCCATTCAGACAATGGCGCCCTCACACTTGCTCATGAG GCGCAAAGGCTTCTGCTGAAGGATGGTCGACTGGCCAATTTCACGCTGCCCGCCAGCCCGACTGCCAGGCCCAACATCACTGCAGGACTTCCTGCACAG GTTGACATGCGAGTAGCCAAGACTCTGGCAGTTTCCGCTCTGCCTCAAGTCTACTTACCTCTCGGCGGAAGTTTTCCAGCCCAGGGTCATGGCTTGCAGCCTGTACTTATACTGGAACCCCATACTGGCCTTGTACACTCGCAACTCATCTCCT ATCAAGGTCTGAGCCCCCCTCTCCTGCAACAGCGACCTCAGCTGACCTCCCCCACAAGACGAGAAGCCCGCGGCACCTTTTCCTCGCACAAACCTTTGGAGCGAACCCGCTCGGAACCTCCGCCCTACAGCCACTCGCCCCTTCCTCTGCATGCTAGCCTGCACCAGCTGCCTCAGCAGTCCCACAAGAGCGGGCCGGAGAGGTTTAAGTTGAATCCCCTCCTGACCAAG ATCCCGTCCGAGGACATGGACCTGGAGGATTTTGGATCCGAGTCAGGATCCGTGTGCGGCTCTGAACCGGGCTCGGTTTGTGAGGACAGCTATCGCAGGAGAGAAAGTTCTGCCAGCACAGACTCCGTTTATGGCACAGAGTCCACTACCTCCTCACGGGAAAGCCTGATTGAGACCTCGCATTCG AGGCAGTTGGTCCACCGAGCAGGATTCCATATGGACTCGCCGAATGCAGCTATCCTGATGTGGCCTCACCAGCCTCTGGTCCGAACCCAGTCCTCTCCTGCCTCAACCTCCCTGCCTCCTCTTCAGAATGCATCCTCCACTATCCCAGTTTCTCTGTCCAGTCCCACAACAGATGTCAAGCTCCGTTTCACCACTG GTGTTGTCTACGATGCACAGATGCAAAAGCACCAGTGCACCTGTGGGGACAACAGCTGCCACCCCGAGCATCCTGGGAGAATCCAGAGCATTTGGTCCCGACTGCACGAACGAGGCCTGCGGAGCCATTGTGAG cACATCCGAAGTAGGAAGGCCACTTTAGAAGAGCTGCAGTCAGTCCATTCAGAAAAACACGTGCTTCGGTACGGCACCAACCCTCTGCACCACCTCAAGGTAGACAACCCCAAGTTGGCTC GAATCTTGACTCAACGTATATTTGTTATGTTACCATGTGGAGGAGTAGGG GTCGATAACGACACTGTCTGGAACGAGCTTCACACGGCAGCGGCTTCTCGGATTGCGGCCGGCTGCGTCATCGACCTGGCGCTGAAGGTGGCACAAGGAGAGCTGAAG AATGGATttgcagtggtgaggccgcccgGGCACCATGCCACACACTCCTCTCCTCA GGgtttttgtttcttcaattCAGTCGCCATCGCTGCCAAGCAACTGCAACAGAAACTCAATGTGGGCAAAATCCTAATTGTGGACTGG GATGTCCACCATGGCAACGGTACCCAGGAAGCCTTCTACAACGACCCAAGTGTCCTGTATATCTCGCTACATCGCTACGATAACGGCAACTTCTTCCCCGGTGGGGGGCATCCTACCGAG GTTGGTGTGGGGCCAGGCGAGGGTTTCAACGTGAACATCGGATGGACTGGCGGTTTGAACCCTCCCATGGGTGATGCCGAATATCTGGCTGCATTCAG AGCCGTGGTGATGCCCATCGCCCACGAGTTCTCCCCTGACGTGGTGCTGGTTTCGGCGGGATTTGATGCAGTCGAAGGCCATTCGCCGCCACTGGGTGGCTACAAGGTCACCGCCAAGT GTTTTGGGTTCCTTACTCGACAGCTGATGTCACTAGCTGGGGGTCGTGTGGTTCTGGCTCTGGAAGGGGGACAAGACCTCAAGGCCATATGTGACGCCTCTGAAGCCTGCATCAGCGCCTTGCTGGGAATGGAG GTGGAGCCTTTGTCCCAGTCCGTGTTGGACCAAAAGCCTTGCGATAATGCCATGCAGTCACTACTGAGTGTCATCCAGGTTCAAG GTGACTACTGGCAGAGTGTGAAGGACTCGGCCGCCACCGTGGAGCTGTCCTACCTGCAGGCCCAGAGGCGATGGCTGAGACGAGACTCAGACAGTGAGGCCATCGAAGCCATCGCCGCTCTGTCCATGGGAGCGGCCATCTCTGACAG
- the LOC133507614 gene encoding histone deacetylase 7-like isoform X1, with product MDLTVSRRLVHPGRDSAMLGPHRPLFLGPFTSQHCSQFSYQHLQYNTEQRQREMEAEKQEELQQLIRKSKNEQSAVASPLVRQKLREHIIMKSQPSHDRVTPKHGSPSPGYGHPLPETSPKSQPSPSDIQCKELRRTVSEPTLKWKLKKLISTRPNPLQRKSSAPPAVKHRTETLDSSPSSTRASDCSSPNDNLHSDNGALTLAHEAQRLLLKDGRLANFTLPASPTARPNITAGLPAQVDMRVAKTLAVSALPQVYLPLGGSFPAQGHGLQPVLILEPHTGLVHSQLISYQGLSPPLLQQRPQLTSPTRREARGTFSSHKPLERTRSEPPPYSHSPLPLHASLHQLPQQSHKSGPERFKLNPLLTKIPSEDMDLEDFGSESGSVCGSEPGSVCEDSYRRRESSASTDSVYGTESTTSSRESLIETSHSVSPRQLVHRAGFHMDSPNAAILMWPHQPLVRTQSSPASTSLPPLQNASSTIPVSLSSPTTDVKLRFTTGVVYDAQMQKHQCTCGDNSCHPEHPGRIQSIWSRLHERGLRSHCEHIRSRKATLEELQSVHSEKHVLRYGTNPLHHLKVDNPKLARILTQRIFVMLPCGGVGVDNDTVWNELHTAAASRIAAGCVIDLALKVAQGELKNGFAVVRPPGHHATHSSPQGFCFFNSVAIAAKQLQQKLNVGKILIVDWDVHHGNGTQEAFYNDPSVLYISLHRYDNGNFFPGGGHPTEVGVGPGEGFNVNIGWTGGLNPPMGDAEYLAAFRAVVMPIAHEFSPDVVLVSAGFDAVEGHSPPLGGYKVTAKCFGFLTRQLMSLAGGRVVLALEGGQDLKAICDASEACISALLGMEVEPLSQSVLDQKPCDNAMQSLLSVIQVQGDYWQSVKDSAATVELSYLQAQRRWLRRDSDSEAIEAIAALSMGAAISDRKNVEKGQEKNHST from the exons ATGGACCTGACCGTCTCCCGGAGGCTGGTCCATCCAGGCAGAGATTCGGCTATGCTGGGCCCCCACCGTCCCTTATTCCTGGGACCGTTTACCTCTCAGCACTGTTCTCAGTTTTCATACCAACACTTGCAG tataACACTGAACAAAGGCAAAGAGAGATGGAGGCTGAGAAGCAAGAAGAGCTACAACAGCTAATACGAAAgagtaaaaatgaacaaa GTGCTGTCGCGAGTCCACTGGTGAGGCAAAAACTCAGAGAGCACATCATCATGAAGAGCCAGCCCAGCCACGACAGGGTCACCCCCAAACACGGCAGTCCTTCACCAGGATACGG GCACCCACTCCCAGAGACGTCCCCAAAGTCTCAGCCGTCACCCAGCGACATCCAATGTAAAGAACTGCGGCGAACAG TGTCTGAGCCAACATTGAAGTGGAAGTTAAAGAAGCTCATCAGCACAAGACCAAATCCCTTGCAGAGGAAGAGCAGCGCCCCTCCTGCCGTCAAGCACAGGACAGAAACTCTAG ACTCTTCGCCAAGCAGCACCCGAGCATCCGATTGTAGCTCTCCCAACGACAACCTCCATTCAGACAATGGCGCCCTCACACTTGCTCATGAG GCGCAAAGGCTTCTGCTGAAGGATGGTCGACTGGCCAATTTCACGCTGCCCGCCAGCCCGACTGCCAGGCCCAACATCACTGCAGGACTTCCTGCACAG GTTGACATGCGAGTAGCCAAGACTCTGGCAGTTTCCGCTCTGCCTCAAGTCTACTTACCTCTCGGCGGAAGTTTTCCAGCCCAGGGTCATGGCTTGCAGCCTGTACTTATACTGGAACCCCATACTGGCCTTGTACACTCGCAACTCATCTCCT ATCAAGGTCTGAGCCCCCCTCTCCTGCAACAGCGACCTCAGCTGACCTCCCCCACAAGACGAGAAGCCCGCGGCACCTTTTCCTCGCACAAACCTTTGGAGCGAACCCGCTCGGAACCTCCGCCCTACAGCCACTCGCCCCTTCCTCTGCATGCTAGCCTGCACCAGCTGCCTCAGCAGTCCCACAAGAGCGGGCCGGAGAGGTTTAAGTTGAATCCCCTCCTGACCAAG ATCCCGTCCGAGGACATGGACCTGGAGGATTTTGGATCCGAGTCAGGATCCGTGTGCGGCTCTGAACCGGGCTCGGTTTGTGAGGACAGCTATCGCAGGAGAGAAAGTTCTGCCAGCACAGACTCCGTTTATGGCACAGAGTCCACTACCTCCTCACGGGAAAGCCTGATTGAGACCTCGCATTCGGTCAGTCCG AGGCAGTTGGTCCACCGAGCAGGATTCCATATGGACTCGCCGAATGCAGCTATCCTGATGTGGCCTCACCAGCCTCTGGTCCGAACCCAGTCCTCTCCTGCCTCAACCTCCCTGCCTCCTCTTCAGAATGCATCCTCCACTATCCCAGTTTCTCTGTCCAGTCCCACAACAGATGTCAAGCTCCGTTTCACCACTG GTGTTGTCTACGATGCACAGATGCAAAAGCACCAGTGCACCTGTGGGGACAACAGCTGCCACCCCGAGCATCCTGGGAGAATCCAGAGCATTTGGTCCCGACTGCACGAACGAGGCCTGCGGAGCCATTGTGAG cACATCCGAAGTAGGAAGGCCACTTTAGAAGAGCTGCAGTCAGTCCATTCAGAAAAACACGTGCTTCGGTACGGCACCAACCCTCTGCACCACCTCAAGGTAGACAACCCCAAGTTGGCTC GAATCTTGACTCAACGTATATTTGTTATGTTACCATGTGGAGGAGTAGGG GTCGATAACGACACTGTCTGGAACGAGCTTCACACGGCAGCGGCTTCTCGGATTGCGGCCGGCTGCGTCATCGACCTGGCGCTGAAGGTGGCACAAGGAGAGCTGAAG AATGGATttgcagtggtgaggccgcccgGGCACCATGCCACACACTCCTCTCCTCA GGgtttttgtttcttcaattCAGTCGCCATCGCTGCCAAGCAACTGCAACAGAAACTCAATGTGGGCAAAATCCTAATTGTGGACTGG GATGTCCACCATGGCAACGGTACCCAGGAAGCCTTCTACAACGACCCAAGTGTCCTGTATATCTCGCTACATCGCTACGATAACGGCAACTTCTTCCCCGGTGGGGGGCATCCTACCGAG GTTGGTGTGGGGCCAGGCGAGGGTTTCAACGTGAACATCGGATGGACTGGCGGTTTGAACCCTCCCATGGGTGATGCCGAATATCTGGCTGCATTCAG AGCCGTGGTGATGCCCATCGCCCACGAGTTCTCCCCTGACGTGGTGCTGGTTTCGGCGGGATTTGATGCAGTCGAAGGCCATTCGCCGCCACTGGGTGGCTACAAGGTCACCGCCAAGT GTTTTGGGTTCCTTACTCGACAGCTGATGTCACTAGCTGGGGGTCGTGTGGTTCTGGCTCTGGAAGGGGGACAAGACCTCAAGGCCATATGTGACGCCTCTGAAGCCTGCATCAGCGCCTTGCTGGGAATGGAG GTGGAGCCTTTGTCCCAGTCCGTGTTGGACCAAAAGCCTTGCGATAATGCCATGCAGTCACTACTGAGTGTCATCCAGGTTCAAG GTGACTACTGGCAGAGTGTGAAGGACTCGGCCGCCACCGTGGAGCTGTCCTACCTGCAGGCCCAGAGGCGATGGCTGAGACGAGACTCAGACAGTGAGGCCATCGAAGCCATCGCCGCTCTGTCCATGGGAGCGGCCATCTCTGACAG
- the LOC133507614 gene encoding histone deacetylase 7-like isoform X3, translated as MEAEKQEELQQLIRKSKNEQSAVASPLVRQKLREHIIMKSQPSHDRVTPKHGSPSPGYGHPLPETSPKSQPSPSDIQCKELRRTVSEPTLKWKLKKLISTRPNPLQRKSSAPPAVKHRTETLDSSPSSTRASDCSSPNDNLHSDNGALTLAHEAQRLLLKDGRLANFTLPASPTARPNITAGLPAQVDMRVAKTLAVSALPQVYLPLGGSFPAQGHGLQPVLILEPHTGLVHSQLISYQGLSPPLLQQRPQLTSPTRREARGTFSSHKPLERTRSEPPPYSHSPLPLHASLHQLPQQSHKSGPERFKLNPLLTKIPSEDMDLEDFGSESGSVCGSEPGSVCEDSYRRRESSASTDSVYGTESTTSSRESLIETSHSVSPRQLVHRAGFHMDSPNAAILMWPHQPLVRTQSSPASTSLPPLQNASSTIPVSLSSPTTDVKLRFTTGVVYDAQMQKHQCTCGDNSCHPEHPGRIQSIWSRLHERGLRSHCEHIRSRKATLEELQSVHSEKHVLRYGTNPLHHLKVDNPKLARILTQRIFVMLPCGGVGVDNDTVWNELHTAAASRIAAGCVIDLALKVAQGELKNGFAVVRPPGHHATHSSPQGFCFFNSVAIAAKQLQQKLNVGKILIVDWDVHHGNGTQEAFYNDPSVLYISLHRYDNGNFFPGGGHPTEVGVGPGEGFNVNIGWTGGLNPPMGDAEYLAAFRAVVMPIAHEFSPDVVLVSAGFDAVEGHSPPLGGYKVTAKCFGFLTRQLMSLAGGRVVLALEGGQDLKAICDASEACISALLGMEVEPLSQSVLDQKPCDNAMQSLLSVIQVQGDYWQSVKDSAATVELSYLQAQRRWLRRDSDSEAIEAIAALSMGAAISDRKNVEKGQEKNHST; from the exons ATGGAGGCTGAGAAGCAAGAAGAGCTACAACAGCTAATACGAAAgagtaaaaatgaacaaa GTGCTGTCGCGAGTCCACTGGTGAGGCAAAAACTCAGAGAGCACATCATCATGAAGAGCCAGCCCAGCCACGACAGGGTCACCCCCAAACACGGCAGTCCTTCACCAGGATACGG GCACCCACTCCCAGAGACGTCCCCAAAGTCTCAGCCGTCACCCAGCGACATCCAATGTAAAGAACTGCGGCGAACAG TGTCTGAGCCAACATTGAAGTGGAAGTTAAAGAAGCTCATCAGCACAAGACCAAATCCCTTGCAGAGGAAGAGCAGCGCCCCTCCTGCCGTCAAGCACAGGACAGAAACTCTAG ACTCTTCGCCAAGCAGCACCCGAGCATCCGATTGTAGCTCTCCCAACGACAACCTCCATTCAGACAATGGCGCCCTCACACTTGCTCATGAG GCGCAAAGGCTTCTGCTGAAGGATGGTCGACTGGCCAATTTCACGCTGCCCGCCAGCCCGACTGCCAGGCCCAACATCACTGCAGGACTTCCTGCACAG GTTGACATGCGAGTAGCCAAGACTCTGGCAGTTTCCGCTCTGCCTCAAGTCTACTTACCTCTCGGCGGAAGTTTTCCAGCCCAGGGTCATGGCTTGCAGCCTGTACTTATACTGGAACCCCATACTGGCCTTGTACACTCGCAACTCATCTCCT ATCAAGGTCTGAGCCCCCCTCTCCTGCAACAGCGACCTCAGCTGACCTCCCCCACAAGACGAGAAGCCCGCGGCACCTTTTCCTCGCACAAACCTTTGGAGCGAACCCGCTCGGAACCTCCGCCCTACAGCCACTCGCCCCTTCCTCTGCATGCTAGCCTGCACCAGCTGCCTCAGCAGTCCCACAAGAGCGGGCCGGAGAGGTTTAAGTTGAATCCCCTCCTGACCAAG ATCCCGTCCGAGGACATGGACCTGGAGGATTTTGGATCCGAGTCAGGATCCGTGTGCGGCTCTGAACCGGGCTCGGTTTGTGAGGACAGCTATCGCAGGAGAGAAAGTTCTGCCAGCACAGACTCCGTTTATGGCACAGAGTCCACTACCTCCTCACGGGAAAGCCTGATTGAGACCTCGCATTCGGTCAGTCCG AGGCAGTTGGTCCACCGAGCAGGATTCCATATGGACTCGCCGAATGCAGCTATCCTGATGTGGCCTCACCAGCCTCTGGTCCGAACCCAGTCCTCTCCTGCCTCAACCTCCCTGCCTCCTCTTCAGAATGCATCCTCCACTATCCCAGTTTCTCTGTCCAGTCCCACAACAGATGTCAAGCTCCGTTTCACCACTG GTGTTGTCTACGATGCACAGATGCAAAAGCACCAGTGCACCTGTGGGGACAACAGCTGCCACCCCGAGCATCCTGGGAGAATCCAGAGCATTTGGTCCCGACTGCACGAACGAGGCCTGCGGAGCCATTGTGAG cACATCCGAAGTAGGAAGGCCACTTTAGAAGAGCTGCAGTCAGTCCATTCAGAAAAACACGTGCTTCGGTACGGCACCAACCCTCTGCACCACCTCAAGGTAGACAACCCCAAGTTGGCTC GAATCTTGACTCAACGTATATTTGTTATGTTACCATGTGGAGGAGTAGGG GTCGATAACGACACTGTCTGGAACGAGCTTCACACGGCAGCGGCTTCTCGGATTGCGGCCGGCTGCGTCATCGACCTGGCGCTGAAGGTGGCACAAGGAGAGCTGAAG AATGGATttgcagtggtgaggccgcccgGGCACCATGCCACACACTCCTCTCCTCA GGgtttttgtttcttcaattCAGTCGCCATCGCTGCCAAGCAACTGCAACAGAAACTCAATGTGGGCAAAATCCTAATTGTGGACTGG GATGTCCACCATGGCAACGGTACCCAGGAAGCCTTCTACAACGACCCAAGTGTCCTGTATATCTCGCTACATCGCTACGATAACGGCAACTTCTTCCCCGGTGGGGGGCATCCTACCGAG GTTGGTGTGGGGCCAGGCGAGGGTTTCAACGTGAACATCGGATGGACTGGCGGTTTGAACCCTCCCATGGGTGATGCCGAATATCTGGCTGCATTCAG AGCCGTGGTGATGCCCATCGCCCACGAGTTCTCCCCTGACGTGGTGCTGGTTTCGGCGGGATTTGATGCAGTCGAAGGCCATTCGCCGCCACTGGGTGGCTACAAGGTCACCGCCAAGT GTTTTGGGTTCCTTACTCGACAGCTGATGTCACTAGCTGGGGGTCGTGTGGTTCTGGCTCTGGAAGGGGGACAAGACCTCAAGGCCATATGTGACGCCTCTGAAGCCTGCATCAGCGCCTTGCTGGGAATGGAG GTGGAGCCTTTGTCCCAGTCCGTGTTGGACCAAAAGCCTTGCGATAATGCCATGCAGTCACTACTGAGTGTCATCCAGGTTCAAG GTGACTACTGGCAGAGTGTGAAGGACTCGGCCGCCACCGTGGAGCTGTCCTACCTGCAGGCCCAGAGGCGATGGCTGAGACGAGACTCAGACAGTGAGGCCATCGAAGCCATCGCCGCTCTGTCCATGGGAGCGGCCATCTCTGACAG